In Theileria parva strain Muguga chromosome 4 map unlocalized ctg_529, whole genome shotgun sequence, one DNA window encodes the following:
- a CDS encoding SVSP family protein has product MCSIKFYLIILVTIEFVRCADKPGNNDQSLVSYSDSEEEDNFDVTESTEQPETSEPKGSPPKSPPETSAKGSPPKSPSGSPEHVEVIKKSIQIIFMKKDENGIVVPMEEGDYKVTSEDSYRIVYMFQASLEMILYNYEVIFEHVPGKHYTLTLTYYKPHNVFTMQDVGGFIFICCEEGKWRVYLRNRSGYLKFYTKHKGKDFELNEGDYYITFGPKGFLKYEFKKNVKCHRVMHRGKLLWKKEINKPCPSEVSINLSKDIVLYFDNHYLIFFKSHRYKLSVRKPRKKR; this is encoded by the coding sequence ATGTGCAgcataaaattttatctaataatattagtaacGATTGAATTTGTGAGATGTGCCGATAAACCTGGAAATAACGACCAGAGCCTGGTATCATACAGTGATAGtgaagaagaagataattttgatgtTACAGAATCTACTGAACAACCTGAGACTTCTGAACCAAAGGGTTCTCCACCCAAAAGTCCACCCGAGACTTCAGCAAAGGGTTCTCCGCCAAAAAGTCCATCCGGGAGTCCTGAGCATGTGGAAGtgattaaaaaatctatccaaataatttttatgaaaaaagATGAAAATGGAATAGTGGTACCAATGGAAGAGGGAGACTATAAAGTTACGTCTGAAGATTCGTATAGAATAGTTTATATGTTTCAGGCAAGTTTGGAGATGATACTTTATAATTATGAAGTTATTTTTGAGCATGTACCTGGAAAGCATTATACCTTAACATTAACTTATTATAAACCTCATAACGTGTTTACAATGCAAGATGTCGGTGgatttatctttatttgCTGCGAAGAGGGGAAGTGGAGAGTATACCTACGGAATCGCTCGGGTTatcttaaattttacacaaaacATAAAGGTAAAGATTTTGAACTAAACGAAGGtgattattatataactttTGGTCCGAAAGGGTTCTTgaaatatgaatttaagAAGAATGTAAAGTGTCATAGAGTTATGCATAGGGGTAAATTACTTTGGAAAAAGGAGATTAACAAACCTTGCCCATCTGAAGTTAGTATTAATTTGTCAAAAGATATTGTGCTTTATTTTGATAATCATTATctcatattttttaaaagcCACCGGTACAAATTATCAGTCAGAAAACCAAGAAAAAAAAGATAA
- a CDS encoding Rab-GTPase-TBC domain protein, with translation MFKEEDFWECERDSPLFSRSGLASESNLKMLLPKFRNIHRISKSILNKSNHHLLTNNNTTNNNNNSNNKGNTGESDSKIDNSQNTVNSPSDNTTGEEKSVKSAATLTIPLEGDTLTIPLEGATLLSKGEGATLLSKGEGDTLLSKGEGEGDTREGAKSGNTVNSSLSPNTKDTKDTRDTRDTRDTKDTNVDREENTSTNSAATLEGANIRVPLEGANIRVPLEGANLTIPLEGDTLKGDTLKGDTLEGANSGNTVNSTVDNTKDTTENTKDIVDSVGTPAGNTAVAPFGPYTVTEHPVPPELSRLFRLDSERTFKTPQYRDQFYNNLCVVYERLGDYHQGEGFVIALLSIYLNAVEVVNVMTVMSRHYLPGYFSAKPKPYVRDSKVLMLLLERRNHKLYDVITELIVPEAFVSKWFIGLGIHIFDFEAISTLLNYLFEQGQIFLFKLGLSFFENFAKEIMSRPDVSYVLKLLRLDDEVIPKDDHERSKIYYDILMGAFEQDVTEPEVNQLREKVEKDMKQEEEIRLLREKMLEYEEDEIVFSDEE, from the exons TAGCGTCGGAATCGAACCTCAAGATGCTCCTGCCAAAATTCAGAAATATCCACAGAATCTCCAAGTCAATTCTCAACAAATCCAACCACCATCTTCtcacaaataataatactactaataataataataatagtaataataaggGAAATACTGGGGAATCTGATTCCAAAATAGATAATTCCCAGAATACTGTAAACTCTCCCTCAGATAATACTACTGGCGAAgaaaaaagtgtaaaaagtgCTGCTACCCtaactatacccctagagggagatactttaactatacccctagagggagctactttactatctaagggagagggagctactttactatctaagggagagggagaTACTTTACTATCtaagggagagggagagggagatacccgagagggagctaaatcTGGTAACACCGTaaatagctccctctccccaAATACCAAGGATACTAAGGATACTAGGGATACTAGGGATACTAGGGATACCAAGGATACTAATGTAGATAGGGAGGAAAATACTAGTACCAATTCTGCTGCTaccctagagggagctaatataagggtacccctagagggagctaatataagggtacccctagagggagctaatttaactatacccctagagggagaTACCCTAAAGGGAGATACCCTAAAGGGAGATaccctagagggagctaattctGGTAACACAGTAAATAGTACTGTAGATAATACTAAGGATACTACTGAGAATACTAAGGATATTGTGGATAGTGTGGGTACCCCTGCGGGGAATACAGCAGTGGCTCCCTTTGGACCTTACACCGTAACGGAACACCCCGTCCCTCCAGAACTAAGCAGACTATTCCGATTAGATTCTGAGCGTACATTTAAGACTCCACAGTACAGGGACCAATTTTACAACAACTTGTGCGTTGTATACGAGAGATTGGGCGACTATCACCAGGGAGAGGGTTTTGTGATAGCGTTGCTGTCGATATATTTAAACGCCGTGGAAGTGGTCAATGTCATGACTGTCATGAGCAGACATTACCTCCCAGGCTACTTCTCCGCCAAACCCAAACCATACGTACGAGACTCCAAAGTCCTCATGCTCCTTCTGGAACGGAGAAATCATAAACTCTACGATGTGATAACGGAGTTAATTGTCCCGGAAGCATTTGTCTCCAAATGGTTCATAGGTCTTGGCATACACATCTTCGATTTCGAAGCCATATCCACTCTTCTCAATTATCTTTTCGAACAA GGTCAGatatttttgtttaaattgggtttatcattttttgaGAACTTTGCGAAGGAGATTATGAGTAGGCCTGACGTCTCGTATGTGTTAAAGTTGCTGCGGCTGGATGACGAGGTGATACCAAAAGATGACCACGAGAGGAGTAAAATATACTACGACATTCTAATGGGCGCGTTTGAACAAGATGTCACAGAACCGGAAGTAAACCAACTAAGAGAAAAAGTAGAAAAAGATATGAAACAAGAGGAAGAAATTAGATTACTCAGGGAGAAA ATGTTGGAGTATGAGGAGGACGAGATAGTATTTAGTGACGAGGAATAA